In Endozoicomonas sp. GU-1, one DNA window encodes the following:
- a CDS encoding DUF1601 domain-containing protein, with protein sequence MTSAGVFTAHNPIDERVKHTQVALLSTLLDAIIFKCNQKPEATYVRAQEIANLLWAMAKLVDSGQERKPGLNEAVAALLPHVNTQKDQFIPQHIANLLWAMAKLVDNGQERTPGLNEAVARLLPYVNAQKAHFKPQEIANLMWAMAKLVDNGQERTPGLNEAVARLLPYVNTQKAHFKPQEIANLMWAMAKLVDNGQEQTPEFNEAVVALLPHVNAQKEQFNAQGVTNLLWAMAKLVDNGQEQTPELNEAVVALLPCVNAQKAHFKPQEIANLLWAMAKLVDNGQEQTPEFNEAVAALLSRVNAHKDRFDAQGITNLLWAMAKLVDNGQQRTPGLNKAIVALLPHVNIHKAHFKPQEIASLLWATAKLVDNGQERTPLLKEAVAALLPLVNTAKANLKPQEIANLLWAMAKLLDNGQDTPKLKETVAALLPHVNAQKDNFTPQAIANLLWAMAKLVDNGQERTPEFNEAMAALLARVTRRKLTLNHRKSPTCCGPWRNWWAMGSGLQSSTRPWPRYCAT encoded by the coding sequence TTGACTTCAGCGGGTGTTTTTACCGCCCATAACCCCATAGATGAGCGTGTCAAGCATACTCAAGTTGCCTTATTGTCAACACTACTTGATGCAATAATATTCAAGTGCAACCAAAAACCTGAAGCCACCTATGTTAGAGCCCAGGAAATCGCCAACCTGCTGTGGGCCATGGCGAAACTGGTAGACAGCGGGCAGGAGCGAAAACCAGGGCTCAACGAGGCTGTGGCCGCACTGTTGCCCCACGTGAACACACAGAAGGACCAATTTATTCCTCAACATATTGCCAACCTGCTGTGGGCCATGGCGAAACTGGTGGACAACGGGCAGGAGCGGACACCAGGGCTCAATGAGGCCGTGGCCAGGCTATTGCCCTACGTGAACGCACAGAAAGCTCACTTTAAACCACAGGAAATCGCCAACCTGATGTGGGCCATGGCGAAACTGGTGGACAACGGGCAGGAGCGGACACCAGGGCTCAATGAGGCCGTGGCCAGGCTATTGCCCTACGTGAACACACAGAAAGCTCACTTTAAACCACAGGAAATCGCCAACCTGATGTGGGCCATGGCGAAACTGGTGGACAACGGGCAGGAGCAGACACCAGAGTTCAACGAGGCCGTGGTCGCGCTGTTGCCCCACGTGAACGCACAGAAAGAACAATTTAATGCCCAGGGTGTCACCAACCTGCTGTGGGCCATGGCAAAACTGGTGGATAACGGGCAGGAGCAGACGCCAGAGCTCAACGAGGCTGTGGTTGCGCTGTTGCCCTGCGTGAACGCACAGAAAGCTCACTTTAAACCACAGGAAATCGCCAACCTGCTGTGGGCCATGGCGAAACTGGTGGACAACGGGCAGGAGCAGACACCAGAGTTCAACGAGGCCGTGGCCGCGCTGTTGTCTCGGGTAAACGCACATAAAGACCGATTTGATGCACAGGGTATTACCAACCTGCTGTGGGCCATGGCGAAACTGGTGGACAACGGCCAGCAGCGGACACCAGGGCTCAACAAGGCTATAGTCGCCCTGCTACCCCACGTGAACATACATAAAGCTCACTTTAAACCACAGGAAATCGCCAGCCTGCTCTGGGCCACGGCGAAACTGGTGGACAACGGGCAGGAGCGGACACCGCTGCTCAAAGAGGCCGTGGCCGCGCTGCTGCCACTCGTGAACACAGCGAAAGCTAACTTAAAACCACAGGAAATCGCCAACCTGCTGTGGGCCATGGCGAAACTACTGGACAACGGGCAGGATACACCAAAGCTTAAAGAGACCGTGGCCGCGCTGTTGCCACACGTGAATGCACAGAAAGATAACTTTACACCACAGGCTATCGCCAACCTGCTGTGGGCCATGGCGAAACTGGTGGACAACGGGCAGGAGCGAACACCAGAGTTTAACGAGGCCATGGCCGCGCTGTTGGCACGCGTCACACGGAGAAAGCTAACTTTAAACCACAGGAAATCGCCAACCTGCTGTGGGCCATGGCGAAACTGGTGGGCAATGGGGAGTGGACTTCAGAGCTCAACGAGGCCGTGGCCGCGCTATTGCGCCACGTGA
- a CDS encoding DUF1601 domain-containing protein codes for MDRSSAGISGQYARSGNDYHQSDNQAASSRRGRYRYATVRQWDNPSRTAPVRHEFYHSSVTRSSQHLQYRSVNPAQDFNALIKQEIMDDLVSKSYRFGHRYDGRDHGVYASSIKKYTSASKRPLNRAEQSQLMRLLQNFTATRSWNWRSLTTTLHSLTSAGVFTAHNPIDERVKHTQVALLSTLLDAIIFKCNQKPEATYVRAQEIANLLWAMAKLVDSGQERIPGLNEAVAALLPHMNTQKDQFIPQHIANLLWAMAKLVDNGQEQTPELNEAVAGLLANVNAQKGNFKPQEITNLLWAMAKLVDNGQEQTPILSRAEAVLLPHVSEQKADFTPQGIVNLLWAMAKLVDNGQKRTPEFNVALAALLPHVSAQKANFTPQGIANLLWAMSKLVDNGQEQTPGFKEAVAALLPHVNTQKAHFKPQEIASLLWAMAKLVDNGQEQTPGLNKAIVALLPHVNIHKAHFKPQEIASLLWATSKLVDNGQERTPLLKEAVAALLPLVNTAKANLKPQEIANLLWAMAKLVDNGQDTPKLKETVAALLPHVNAQKDNFTPQAIANLLWAMAKLVDNGQERTPEFNEAMAALLPRVNTEKANFKPQEIANLLWAMAKLVGNGEWTAELNEAVAALLRHVNTQKANFKPKEIANLLWATAKLGEFVELNLVTSMFESFVYRISEHPQLLQQDLLMSLWGVMVCCARLSLDSNNNNWLEKHMNDLLTRLENTSSDNEEEQRIIAMAASWLGRACPVAPHYQTNISKIQTDFRNQLQSCIPSLQIEEEKSLNSLPPVDLLLPDHNMVIEVQGPSHYVGGDFTTRNGSTLLKIALLQKAGFEVIEIPANRLLTQDSMKPCIDQIKSRIGFPPQGHGSVSLTRTWTDAAYVTADKGRQPTEHGYLTVGKQLEEQTGKPARRKRKNSQ; via the coding sequence ATGGATAGAAGCTCTGCTGGTATCAGTGGTCAATACGCAAGATCAGGCAATGATTACCACCAATCGGATAACCAGGCCGCTTCTTCACGGCGTGGACGATATAGATATGCCACAGTCAGACAATGGGATAACCCCTCCCGCACGGCCCCGGTGCGTCATGAATTTTACCATTCTTCTGTCACACGCTCTTCTCAACATCTACAGTACCGCTCAGTAAACCCTGCTCAGGATTTTAATGCTCTCATCAAACAGGAAATAATGGATGACCTGGTGAGTAAATCTTATCGTTTCGGTCATCGCTATGATGGGAGAGATCACGGCGTGTATGCCAGTTCAATTAAAAAATACACGTCAGCGTCTAAAAGACCGTTAAATCGAGCGGAACAAAGCCAGCTGATGCGTTTGCTGCAAAATTTTACTGCAACACGGAGCTGGAATTGGCGAAGCCTGACGACCACACTTCACTCATTGACTTCAGCGGGTGTTTTTACCGCCCATAACCCCATAGATGAGCGTGTCAAGCATACTCAAGTTGCCTTATTGTCAACACTACTTGATGCAATAATATTCAAGTGCAACCAAAAACCTGAAGCCACCTATGTTAGAGCCCAGGAAATCGCCAACCTGCTGTGGGCCATGGCGAAACTGGTAGACAGCGGGCAGGAGCGGATACCAGGGCTCAACGAGGCTGTGGCTGCACTGTTGCCCCACATGAACACACAGAAGGACCAATTTATTCCTCAACATATTGCCAACCTGTTGTGGGCCATGGCGAAACTGGTGGACAACGGGCAGGAACAGACGCCAGAACTCAATGAGGCCGTGGCCGGGTTACTGGCCAATGTGAACGCACAGAAAGGTAACTTTAAACCACAGGAAATTACCAACCTGCTCTGGGCCATGGCGAAACTGGTGGACAACGGGCAGGAGCAAACACCGATACTAAGCAGAGCCGAGGCCGTACTGTTGCCCCATGTGAGCGAACAGAAGGCTGACTTTACACCACAGGGCATCGTCAACCTGCTTTGGGCCATGGCGAAACTGGTGGACAACGGGCAAAAGCGAACACCAGAGTTCAACGTGGCGTTGGCTGCGCTGTTGCCCCACGTGAGTGCACAGAAAGCAAACTTTACACCACAGGGTATCGCCAACCTGCTGTGGGCCATGTCAAAACTGGTGGACAACGGGCAGGAGCAGACACCAGGGTTCAAAGAGGCCGTGGCAGCGTTGTTGCCCCACGTGAACACACAGAAAGCTCACTTTAAACCACAGGAAATCGCCAGCCTGCTATGGGCCATGGCGAAACTGGTGGACAACGGGCAGGAGCAGACACCAGGGCTCAACAAGGCTATAGTCGCCCTGCTACCCCACGTGAACATACATAAAGCTCACTTTAAACCACAGGAAATCGCCAGCCTGCTCTGGGCCACGTCGAAACTGGTGGACAACGGGCAGGAGCGGACACCGCTGCTCAAAGAGGCCGTGGCCGCGCTGCTGCCACTCGTGAACACAGCGAAAGCTAACTTAAAACCACAGGAAATCGCCAACCTGCTGTGGGCCATGGCGAAACTGGTGGACAACGGGCAGGATACACCAAAGCTTAAAGAGACCGTGGCCGCGCTGTTGCCACACGTGAATGCACAGAAAGATAACTTTACACCACAGGCTATCGCCAACCTGCTGTGGGCCATGGCGAAACTGGTGGACAACGGGCAGGAGCGAACACCAGAGTTTAACGAGGCCATGGCCGCGCTGTTGCCACGCGTCAACACGGAGAAAGCTAACTTTAAACCACAGGAAATTGCCAACCTGCTGTGGGCCATGGCGAAACTGGTGGGCAATGGGGAGTGGACTGCAGAGCTCAACGAGGCCGTGGCCGCGCTATTGCGCCACGTGAACACACAGAAAGCTAACTTTAAACCAAAGGAAATCGCCAATCTGCTGTGGGCCACAGCGAAACTGGGTGAGTTCGTTGAGCTGAACCTGGTGACCTCTATGTTCGAATCGTTTGTTTACCGAATCAGTGAACACCCTCAGCTCTTACAGCAAGACCTATTGATGTCTCTCTGGGGAGTCATGGTTTGCTGTGCCAGATTGTCTCTGGACTCCAATAACAATAACTGGCTTGAAAAGCACATGAATGACCTGTTAACTCGTCTGGAAAATACATCCTCAGACAATGAAGAGGAGCAACGCATCATTGCCATGGCCGCCAGTTGGCTTGGGAGAGCGTGTCCAGTCGCCCCCCACTACCAGACAAACATTTCAAAAATCCAGACCGACTTTCGCAATCAACTCCAATCATGCATTCCCTCTTTGCAGATTGAAGAAGAAAAGAGTCTGAACTCCTTGCCTCCGGTTGACCTGCTACTGCCGGATCACAACATGGTGATTGAAGTTCAGGGGCCCTCTCATTACGTGGGTGGTGATTTCACTACCAGAAATGGTTCGACGCTGCTGAAAATCGCACTGTTGCAAAAAGCAGGATTTGAGGTCATTGAAATTCCGGCTAACAGGCTCTTGACTCAGGATTCAATGAAACCATGTATTGATCAAATAAAGTCCAGGATAGGCTTCCCGCCACAGGGGCATGGCTCTGTATCACTTACAAGAACGTGGACAGATGCGGCATACGTTACTGCTGATAAAGGCAGGCAACCCACAGAGCACGGTTACTTAACCGTCGGAAAACAGTTAGAAGAACAAACCGGCAAACCAGCCAGGAGGAAGAGAAAAAACAGCCAGTAA
- a CDS encoding RAP domain-containing protein, with the protein MDKSSAGISGQYARSGNDDNQPDNQAASSRRGRYRYATVRQWDNPSRTAPTRNEIYHSSATHSSQYLLCRSISNARDFNALIKQEIMDGLVSKAYRFGHRYDGRDHGLYASSIKKYTSASKRPLNRAEQSQLIRLLQNFTATRSWNWLSLTTTLHSFTSAGVFTLHKPMDQRIKRTQAALLSTLLDAIIFKCNQKAEASYIGAQGVANLLWAMAKLIDSGQERKSGLNEAVAALLPHVNTQKDQFIPQHIANLLWAMAKLVDNGQERTPGLNEAVARLLPYVNAQKAHFKPQEIANLMWAMAKLVDNGQERTPGFNEAVARLLPYVNAQKAHFSPQEITNLMWAMAKLVDNGQEQTPEFNEAVVALLPHVNAQKEQFNAQGVTNLLWAMAKLVDNGQEQTPELNEAVVALLPCVNAQKAHFKPQEIANLLWAMAKLVDNGQEQTPEFNEAVAALLSRVNAHKDRFDAQGITNLLWAMAKLVVNGQQRIPGLNEAVAALLPCVNAQKDQFIPQHFANLLWAMVKLVDNGQERTSEIKEAVAALLPHVNEQKDQFNAQGITILLWAMTKLVDSGQKRTPSLTEAVAALLPHVDTQKDNFTPHEIANLLWAMAKLLDNGQDRTPELKEAVATLLPHVNAQKDNFTPQAIANLLWAMAKLVDSGQERTPEFNEAVAALLRHVNTQKANFKPQEIANLLWATAKLGEFVELNLVTSMFESLVYRISETPQLSQQNILMSLWGVMVCCARLSLDSNNNNWLEKHMNDLLTRLENTSSDNEEEQRIIAMAASWLGRACPVVPNYPTNISKIQADFRNQLQSCIPSLQIEEEKSLNSLPPVDLLLPDHNMVIEVQGPSHYVGGDFNTRNGSTLLKIALLQKAGFEVIEIPINMLWNRNSMKRCIDQIKARVDISSQRHGSVSLKRRWADEAYVTADRGRQPSDHGYLTAQEHSKEQTGRPGKRKKTTSQ; encoded by the coding sequence ATGGATAAAAGCTCTGCTGGTATCAGTGGTCAATACGCAAGATCAGGTAATGATGACAACCAACCGGATAACCAGGCCGCTTCTTCACGGCGTGGACGATATAGATATGCCACAGTCAGACAATGGGATAACCCATCTCGCACGGCGCCGACGCGTAATGAAATTTACCATTCTTCTGCTACACACTCTTCTCAATATCTACTGTGCCGTTCAATAAGCAATGCTCGAGATTTTAATGCTCTCATCAAACAGGAAATAATGGATGGCCTGGTGAGTAAAGCTTATCGTTTCGGTCATCGCTATGATGGGAGAGATCACGGTCTATATGCCAGTTCAATTAAAAAATACACGTCAGCGTCTAAAAGACCGTTAAATCGAGCGGAACAAAGCCAGCTGATACGATTGCTGCAAAATTTCACAGCAACGCGAAGCTGGAATTGGCTAAGCCTGACGACAACACTGCACTCATTCACTTCAGCAGGTGTTTTTACCCTCCATAAACCTATGGATCAGCGTATTAAGCGTACACAAGCTGCCCTGTTGTCGACACTGCTGGATGCAATAATATTCAAGTGCAACCAAAAAGCTGAAGCCAGCTATATTGGTGCCCAGGGTGTCGCCAATCTGCTGTGGGCCATGGCGAAACTGATAGACAGCGGGCAGGAGCGAAAATCAGGGCTCAACGAGGCTGTGGCCGCACTGTTGCCCCACGTGAACACACAGAAGGACCAATTTATTCCTCAACATATTGCCAACCTGCTGTGGGCCATGGCGAAACTGGTGGACAACGGGCAGGAGCGGACACCAGGGCTCAATGAGGCCGTGGCCAGGCTATTGCCCTACGTGAACGCACAGAAAGCTCACTTTAAACCACAGGAAATCGCCAACCTGATGTGGGCCATGGCGAAACTGGTGGACAACGGGCAGGAGCGGACACCAGGGTTCAATGAGGCCGTGGCCAGGCTATTGCCCTACGTGAACGCACAGAAAGCTCACTTTAGCCCACAGGAAATCACCAACCTGATGTGGGCCATGGCGAAACTGGTGGATAACGGGCAGGAGCAGACACCAGAGTTCAACGAGGCTGTGGTCGCACTGTTACCCCACGTGAACGCACAGAAAGAACAATTCAATGCCCAGGGTGTCACCAACCTGCTGTGGGCCATGGCAAAACTGGTGGATAACGGGCAGGAGCAGACGCCAGAGCTCAACGAGGCTGTGGTTGCGCTGTTGCCCTGCGTGAACGCACAGAAAGCTCACTTTAAACCACAGGAAATCGCCAACCTGCTGTGGGCCATGGCGAAACTGGTGGACAACGGGCAGGAGCAGACACCAGAGTTCAACGAGGCCGTGGCCGCGCTGTTGTCTCGGGTAAACGCACATAAAGACCGATTTGATGCACAGGGTATTACCAACCTGCTGTGGGCCATGGCGAAATTGGTGGTCAACGGCCAGCAGCGGATACCAGGGCTCAACGAGGCCGTGGCCGCGCTGCTGCCCTGCGTGAATGCACAGAAAGACCAATTTATTCCTCAGCATTTCGCCAACCTGCTGTGGGCCATGGTGAAACTGGTGGACAACGGGCAGGAGCGGACATCAGAGATCAAAGAGGCCGTGGCCGCGTTGTTGCCCCACGTGAACGAACAGAAAGACCAATTTAATGCCCAGGGTATCACCATCCTGCTTTGGGCCATGACGAAACTGGTTGACAGCGGGCAGAAGCGGACACCATCGCTCACAGAGGCCGTGGCCGCACTGTTGCCCCACGTGGATACACAGAAAGATAACTTTACACCACATGAAATCGCCAACCTGCTGTGGGCCATGGCGAAACTACTGGACAACGGGCAGGATAGGACACCAGAGCTCAAAGAGGCCGTGGCCACGCTGTTGCCACACGTGAACGCACAGAAAGATAACTTTACACCACAGGCTATCGCCAACCTGCTGTGGGCCATGGCGAAACTGGTGGATAGCGGGCAAGAGCGGACACCAGAGTTTAACGAGGCCGTGGCCGCGCTGTTGCGCCACGTGAACACACAGAAAGCTAACTTTAAACCACAGGAAATCGCCAATCTGCTGTGGGCCACGGCGAAACTGGGTGAGTTCGTTGAGCTGAACCTGGTTACCTCTATGTTCGAATCGCTTGTTTACCGAATCAGTGAAACCCCTCAGCTCTCACAGCAAAACATATTGATGTCTCTCTGGGGAGTCATGGTTTGCTGTGCCAGGTTGTCTCTAGACTCCAATAACAATAACTGGCTTGAAAAGCACATGAATGACCTGTTAACTCGTCTGGAAAATACATCCTCAGACAATGAAGAGGAGCAACGCATCATTGCCATGGCCGCCAGTTGGCTTGGGAGAGCGTGTCCAGTCGTCCCCAATTACCCGACAAACATTTCAAAAATCCAGGCCGACTTTCGCAATCAACTCCAATCATGCATTCCCTCTTTGCAGATTGAAGAAGAAAAGAGTCTGAACTCACTGCCTCCGGTTGACCTGCTACTGCCAGATCACAACATGGTGATTGAAGTTCAGGGACCCTCACATTACGTGGGTGGTGATTTCAACACCAGGAATGGTTCGACTCTGCTGAAAATCGCACTGTTGCAAAAAGCAGGATTTGAGGTCATTGAAATCCCAATTAACATGCTTTGGAACCGGAATTCAATGAAACGATGTATTGATCAAATAAAGGCCAGGGTAGACATCTCGTCACAACGCCATGGCTCTGTATCACTTAAAAGAAGGTGGGCAGATGAGGCATACGTTACAGCTGATAGAGGCAGGCAACCCTCAGATCATGGTTACTTAACCGCCCAAGAACATTCAAAAGAACAAACCGGCAGACCAGGAAAGAGGAAGAAAACAACCAGCCAGTAA
- a CDS encoding RAP domain-containing protein, translating to MDRSSAGISGQHTRSNNDYNQLNDHVASSRRGRYRHTTVRQWDPPHRTAPRRNEFYHSSFTHSSQHLQYRSVNPAQDFNTLTRQEIMSGLLSKSYRFGDRYDGRHHGQYASLIKKYTLAAKRPLNRTEQNQLMRFLQNFTATRSWNWRSLTTTLHSLTSAGVFTPHRPLNARVKLTQTALLSTLLDAIIFKCNQKTETSYIGAQGVANLLWAMAKLVDSGQERKPGLNEAVAVLLPHMNAQQDPFIPQHITNLLWAMAKLVDNGRKQTPGLKGAVAMLLPLVNAQKNKFNAQGITNLLWAMAKLVDNGLEQTPDLNEAVTALLPLVNAQKDQFNNQGITNLLWAMAKLVDNGQERTPGLSEAVAALLPLVNAKKNQFIPQHIANLLWAMAKLVDNGQEQTPELNAAVVALLPHVKAQKANFNPQEIANLLWAMAKLVDNGQEQTPELNEAVAALLPHVSALKTNFSPQGIVNLLWAMAKLVDNGQEQTPKLNEAVASLLLDVNAQKAHFKPQEIANLLWAMAKLVANGQEQTPELNEAVASLLLAVNAQKAHFKPQEIANLLWATAKLVDNGQEQTPELNEAVACLLLDVHAQKANLKPQEIANLLWATAKLVDNGQEQTPLLKEAVAVLLPQVKKQKDRFNAQGITSLLWAMAKLLDSGQERTPEFNEAVAALLRHVNTQKADFNPQEIATLLWATAKLVDSVQERTPEFNEAVAALLRHVNTQKAHFKPQEIANLLWATAKLGEFVELNVVTSMFESLVYRISKNPQLSQQDILMSLWGVMVCCTRLSMDSRSTNWFEKQMDDLFTRLENTPSDNEDDQRIIAMAASWLGRACPVVPRYPTTMSKRQSEVRDQLQSCFPSLQIEEEKSLHSLPPVDLLLPDHNMVIEVQGPSHYVGGDFNTRNGSTLLKIALLQKAGFEVIEIPVNRLWNQDLMKPYIDQIKTRIQEEHKQSVIPALRPRNRFHIPAK from the coding sequence ATGGATAGAAGCTCTGCTGGTATCAGTGGTCAACACACAAGATCAAATAATGATTACAACCAACTGAATGACCATGTTGCTTCTTCAAGGCGCGGACGATATAGACATACCACAGTCAGACAATGGGATCCTCCCCACCGCACAGCCCCAAGGCGTAATGAATTTTACCATTCTTCTTTCACACACTCTTCACAACATCTACAGTACCGTTCAGTCAACCCTGCTCAAGATTTCAATACCCTCACCAGACAGGAAATAATGTCTGGCCTGCTGAGTAAATCTTATCGTTTCGGTGATCGCTATGACGGGAGACATCACGGTCAATATGCCAGCTTAATTAAAAAATACACGTTAGCTGCTAAACGACCGTTAAATCGAACGGAACAAAACCAGCTGATGCGTTTTCTGCAAAATTTCACAGCAACGCGGAGTTGGAATTGGCGAAGCCTGACAACCACACTTCATTCATTGACTTCAGCGGGTGTTTTTACCCCCCACAGACCCTTGAATGCGCGTGTCAAACTTACTCAAACAGCCTTATTATCAACACTGCTTGATGCAATAATATTCAAGTGCAACCAAAAAACTGAAACCAGCTATATTGGTGCCCAGGGTGTCGCCAACCTGCTGTGGGCCATGGCGAAACTGGTAGACAGCGGGCAGGAGCGAAAACCAGGGCTCAACGAGGCTGTGGCCGTACTGTTGCCCCACATGAACGCACAGCAAGACCCATTTATTCCTCAACATATTACCAACCTGCTGTGGGCCATGGCGAAACTGGTGGACAACGGGCGAAAGCAGACACCAGGGCTCAAAGGGGCCGTGGCCATGCTGTTGCCCCTCGTGAACGCACAGAAAAACAAATTTAATGCCCAGGGCATTACCAACCTACTATGGGCCATGGCAAAACTGGTGGATAACGGGCTGGAGCAGACACCAGATCTCAACGAGGCCGTGACCGCGCTGTTGCCCCTCGTGAATGCGCAGAAAGACCAATTTAATAACCAGGGCATTACCAACCTGCTGTGGGCCATGGCGAAACTGGTGGACAACGGGCAGGAGCGAACACCAGGGCTCAGTGAGGCCGTGGCCGCACTGTTGCCCCTCGTGAACGCGAAAAAAAACCAATTTATTCCTCAGCATATCGCCAACCTGCTGTGGGCCATGGCAAAACTGGTGGACAACGGGCAGGAACAGACACCAGAACTCAACGCGGCCGTGGTCGCGCTGTTGCCCCACGTGAAGGCACAAAAAGCTAACTTTAACCCACAGGAAATCGCCAATCTTCTGTGGGCCATGGCGAAACTGGTGGACAACGGGCAGGAGCAAACACCAGAACTCAACGAAGCCGTGGCCGCACTGCTGCCCCACGTGAGCGCACTGAAAACTAACTTTTCACCACAGGGTATCGTCAACCTGCTGTGGGCCATGGCGAAACTGGTGGACAACGGACAGGAGCAGACACCAAAGCTCAATGAGGCCGTGGCCAGCCTATTACTCGACGTGAACGCACAGAAAGCTCACTTTAAACCACAGGAAATCGCCAATCTTCTGTGGGCCATGGCGAAACTGGTGGCCAACGGGCAGGAGCAGACACCAGAGCTAAATGAAGCCGTGGCCAGCCTATTGCTCGCCGTGAACGCACAGAAAGCTCACTTTAAACCACAGGAAATCGCCAACCTGCTATGGGCCACGGCAAAACTGGTGGACAACGGCCAGGAGCAGACACCAGAGCTCAATGAGGCCGTGGCCTGCCTATTGCTCGACGTGCACGCACAGAAAGCTAACTTAAAACCACAGGAAATCGCCAACCTGCTATGGGCCACGGCAAAACTGGTGGACAACGGGCAGGAGCAGACACCGCTGCTCAAAGAGGCCGTGGCCGTGCTGTTGCCACAAGTGAAAAAACAGAAAGACCGATTTAATGCCCAGGGCATTACCAGCCTGCTGTGGGCCATGGCGAAACTGCTGGATAGCGGGCAGGAGCGGACACCAGAGTTTAATGAGGCCGTGGCCGCGCTGTTGCGCCACGTGAACACACAGAAAGCTGACTTTAACCCACAGGAAATCGCCACTCTGCTGTGGGCCACGGCGAAACTGGTGGATAGCGTTCAGGAGCGGACACCAGAGTTTAACGAGGCCGTGGCCGCGCTGTTGCGCCACGTGAACACACAGAAAGCTCACTTTAAACCACAGGAAATCGCCAACCTGCTGTGGGCCACTGCGAAACTGGGTGAGTTCGTTGAGCTGAACGTGGTTACCTCTATGTTTGAATCGCTTGTTTACCGAATCAGTAAAAACCCTCAGCTCTCACAGCAAGACATATTGATGTCTCTCTGGGGAGTGATGGTGTGCTGTACCAGGTTGTCTATGGACTCCCGAAGCACTAACTGGTTTGAAAAGCAAATGGATGACCTGTTTACTCGCCTGGAAAATACACCCTCAGACAATGAAGACGATCAACGCATCATTGCCATGGCCGCCAGTTGGCTTGGGAGAGCGTGCCCGGTCGTCCCCCGTTACCCGACTACCATGTCAAAACGTCAATCCGAGGTTCGCGATCAACTCCAATCATGCTTTCCCTCTTTGCAGATTGAAGAAGAAAAGAGTCTGCACTCATTGCCTCCGGTTGACCTGCTCCTGCCAGATCACAACATGGTGATTGAAGTTCAGGGGCCCTCTCATTACGTGGGTGGTGATTTCAACACCAGGAATGGTTCGACGCTGCTGAAAATCGCACTGTTGCAAAAAGCAGGATTTGAGGTCATTGAAATTCCGGTTAACAGGCTATGGAATCAGGATTTAATGAAACCATACATTGATCAAATAAAGACCAGGATACAGGAAGAACACAAACAGTCAGTAATCCCTGCCCTACGCCCCAGGAACCGTTTTCACATTCCAGCAAAATGA
- a CDS encoding RAP domain-containing protein has protein sequence MSLWGVMVCCARLSLASNANKNLEKHMHDLFTRLDNTSPDNKESQSIIAMAASWLGRACPVVPHYQTIISKLQSDFRDQLQSCIPSLRIEEEKSLNSLPPVDLLLPDHNIVIEIQGPSHYVSNDFNNRNGSTLLKIALLQKSGFEVIEIPVNQLWNKDVMKRCVDQIKIRVSIPPTGS, from the coding sequence ATGTCTCTCTGGGGAGTAATGGTATGCTGTGCCAGGTTGTCTCTGGCCTCCAATGCCAATAAAAATCTTGAAAAGCACATGCATGACCTGTTTACCCGCCTGGATAATACATCCCCAGATAATAAAGAGAGTCAGTCCATCATTGCCATGGCCGCCAGTTGGCTTGGGAGAGCATGTCCGGTCGTCCCCCATTACCAGACCATCATTTCGAAACTTCAATCCGACTTCCGCGATCAACTCCAATCATGCATTCCATCTTTGAGGATTGAAGAAGAAAAGAGTCTGAATTCATTACCTCCGGTTGACCTGCTACTGCCAGATCACAACATTGTGATTGAAATTCAGGGACCGTCACATTACGTAAGTAATGATTTCAATAACCGAAATGGTTCGACTCTGCTTAAAATCGCATTGCTGCAAAAATCAGGATTTGAGGTTATTGAAATCCCGGTTAACCAGCTTTGGAACAAAGATGTAATGAAACGATGTGTTGATCAAATAAAGATAAGGGTAAGCATCCCCCCCACAGGGTCATGA